In Sulfuricurvum sp. IAE1, one DNA window encodes the following:
- a CDS encoding monooxygenase has product MNVLLQIDFPYSGPYGEEMAQAFAGLAESIAQEKGLIWKMWTENRETGQAGGIYLFEDTASAQAYLAMHTARLESFGVQGIRSRVFAVNEPLSRITKAPLN; this is encoded by the coding sequence ATGAACGTATTATTGCAGATCGATTTTCCCTATTCGGGACCCTACGGCGAAGAGATGGCACAGGCGTTTGCGGGGCTGGCCGAGTCGATTGCGCAAGAAAAGGGGCTGATCTGGAAAATGTGGACCGAAAACCGCGAGACCGGCCAAGCGGGGGGGATTTACCTGTTTGAAGACACCGCATCGGCCCAAGCGTATCTGGCGATGCACACTGCGCGTCTTGAGAGCTTCGGGGTTCAGGGGATCCGCTCCAGGGTGTTCGCCGTAAACGAACCGCTTTCGCGGATCACCAAGGCTCCTTTGAACTAA